Proteins found in one Campylobacter concisus genomic segment:
- a CDS encoding pyridoxamine kinase, which translates to MKRILTIQDISCVGKCSLTIALPIISAQGIEACILPTALLSTHTGFKNFTFRDLTDEFDAITRVWHKENIAFDGIYTGFLGSFSQLELIEKIFNEFNDSTSLILVDPCMGDNGKLYHGFDEKFVMKMRELCTKAHVITPNITEASFMCGMPFFGSDYTQDYILELLEGLASFGARKIVLKGIRYKQNECGIIAYDAKTKEKVEYFHEFLPFHTSGTGDIFASVLFGSLVNGKTIETAIKKAANFVLSSIKITLKDKNRTWYGVQFEKVLGTLAK; encoded by the coding sequence ATGAAAAGAATCCTTACAATACAAGATATCTCGTGCGTTGGCAAATGCTCCCTTACCATTGCACTTCCAATAATTAGCGCTCAAGGCATTGAGGCGTGCATATTGCCTACTGCACTACTTTCGACTCATACTGGCTTTAAAAATTTCACATTTCGTGATCTGACTGATGAATTTGACGCAATAACACGAGTATGGCACAAAGAAAATATCGCATTTGATGGAATTTATACCGGATTTTTAGGTAGCTTTAGTCAGCTTGAGCTGATAGAGAAAATTTTTAATGAGTTTAATGACTCTACTTCACTAATACTTGTAGATCCTTGCATGGGCGACAATGGCAAGCTCTATCACGGATTTGATGAAAAATTTGTTATGAAAATGCGTGAGCTTTGCACAAAGGCTCACGTCATCACGCCAAACATAACTGAAGCAAGCTTTATGTGTGGGATGCCGTTTTTTGGCAGTGACTATACGCAAGATTATATTTTAGAGTTGCTTGAAGGCTTAGCTAGCTTTGGAGCTAGAAAGATCGTGCTAAAGGGCATTAGATATAAACAAAATGAATGTGGCATCATAGCTTACGACGCAAAGACAAAAGAGAAAGTAGAGTATTTCCATGAATTTTTACCATTTCACACGAGTGGAACTGGAGATATATTTGCTTCAGTGCTTTTTGGCTCGCTAGTAAATGGCAAAACGATAGAAACTGCTATAAAAAAGGCGGCAAATTTTGTGCTCAGTAGCATTAAAATCACGCTAAAAGATAAGAACCGCACATGGTATGGTGTGCAGTTTGAAAAGGTACTTGGTACTCTTGCGAAATAG
- a CDS encoding DUF488 domain-containing protein: MFKAYRIYDFIKDDSLDMKAAFVDRLYPRGIKKEIFSNFLWLKDITPSTILREWFHEDREARFDEFCEKFELELDNEKAQSCFKMLKKLEKEHGDIALLTASKDINLCHIVVLLKILNK; this comes from the coding sequence ATGTTTAAAGCTTATAGAATTTATGATTTTATCAAAGATGATAGTTTGGATATGAAGGCGGCTTTTGTTGATAGACTCTATCCAAGAGGAATAAAAAAAGAAATATTTTCAAATTTCCTTTGGTTAAAAGATATCACACCAAGCACTATTTTAAGAGAGTGGTTTCATGAAGATAGAGAAGCTAGATTTGATGAGTTTTGCGAAAAATTTGAGCTCGAGCTTGATAATGAAAAAGCGCAATCTTGCTTTAAAATGTTAAAAAAACTAGAAAAAGAGCATGGCGATATAGCACTTCTAACAGCGAGCAAAGATATAAATCTTTGCCATATCGTTGTGTTATTAAAGATTTTAAATAAGTAG
- a CDS encoding ribose-phosphate pyrophosphokinase: MRGYKIFSGTANIELSKKISQYLSLPLSEASIKRFSDGEISVQIGESVRGKDVFVIQPTCAPTNTNLMELLILTDALRRSSASSITAIVPYFGYARQDRKAAPRVPITAKLVANMMQTAGIDRVVTMDLHAGQIQGFFDIPVDNLYGSIIFNDYVRAKNLPNPIVASPDVGGVARARALAKNLNLDMVIVDKRREKANESEVMNIIGDVNGKDVILVDDMIDTAGTIVKAAEIFKERGATSVMAFCTHPVLSGPAYDRLKLGFLDELVVTDTIPLAEELPCIKVLSAASLFGEVIRRVYHNESVNSLF; encoded by the coding sequence ATGAGAGGCTATAAAATTTTCTCAGGAACGGCTAATATTGAGCTTTCAAAGAAAATTTCGCAATATCTTTCACTTCCTCTTAGCGAGGCAAGCATAAAAAGATTTAGCGATGGAGAGATCAGCGTGCAAATCGGCGAGAGCGTGCGCGGAAAAGATGTTTTTGTCATTCAGCCAACATGTGCACCGACAAATACAAATTTAATGGAGCTACTTATCTTAACTGACGCTTTAAGACGTAGTAGTGCAAGCTCTATAACAGCGATTGTGCCGTATTTTGGCTACGCTAGACAAGACAGAAAAGCAGCTCCTAGAGTACCGATCACTGCAAAGCTAGTGGCAAACATGATGCAAACAGCAGGTATCGATAGAGTCGTCACTATGGATCTTCACGCAGGACAAATTCAAGGATTCTTTGATATTCCGGTTGATAACCTTTATGGAAGCATCATTTTTAATGACTACGTAAGAGCTAAAAATCTACCAAATCCAATCGTTGCAAGCCCTGATGTAGGCGGCGTGGCTCGTGCTAGAGCCTTGGCTAAAAATCTAAATCTTGACATGGTTATTGTTGATAAACGCCGCGAAAAAGCAAACGAGAGCGAAGTGATGAATATAATTGGCGACGTAAATGGCAAAGATGTGATTTTGGTTGATGATATGATCGATACAGCCGGTACGATCGTAAAAGCAGCTGAAATTTTTAAAGAGCGTGGCGCAACTAGCGTTATGGCATTTTGTACGCATCCAGTCCTTAGTGGACCAGCTTACGATAGGTTAAAACTGGGCTTTTTAGATGAGCTAGTGGTAACAGATACGATACCTTTAGCAGAGGAGCTTCCTTGTATAAAAGTGCTAAGTGCTGCTTCTTTATTTGGCGAAGTGATACGCCGTGTATATCACAATGAAAGCGTAAATAGCTTATTTTAA
- the tilS gene encoding tRNA lysidine(34) synthetase TilS has product MISQNVRERLNLGANLFAFSHGIDSTALFYILEEAGIKFDLAMVDYNVREQSKSEIESAKELADKFGKKIYTKSVFLDKSNFEKNAREVRYEFFGEICQKFGYENLILAHQFDDKFEWFLMQLSKGAGLKELFGMSELEKRKHFWLVRPLLNLRKKELQNYLDERGLRYFVDETNLKGELKRSFMRLNFSEPFLDRYFIGVQKSFEFLEADRQILMPNITKISDEIFIIKNDSNAIRGVDMAAKELNVLLSKAQKEELSANLAKQTSVVLSGKIAVGYADTYLLVTPFCKAIMPKIFKEKARILKIPAINRGYLFAINFDLSKLNSNKHLKIWLLPEALQTKAKIN; this is encoded by the coding sequence ATGATAAGTCAAAATGTGCGAGAGAGGCTAAACTTAGGTGCAAACCTGTTTGCATTCTCGCACGGTATAGACAGCACCGCACTTTTTTATATTTTAGAAGAGGCTGGGATCAAATTTGATCTAGCGATGGTTGATTACAATGTTCGAGAGCAAAGTAAAAGCGAAATAGAAAGTGCAAAAGAACTCGCAGATAAATTTGGTAAAAAAATTTATACAAAAAGCGTTTTTTTAGATAAGTCAAATTTTGAAAAAAATGCGCGCGAGGTAAGATATGAGTTTTTTGGAGAAATTTGCCAAAAATTTGGCTATGAAAATTTGATCCTAGCGCATCAGTTTGATGATAAATTTGAGTGGTTTTTGATGCAGCTTAGTAAGGGTGCTGGACTAAAAGAGCTCTTTGGCATGAGCGAGCTTGAAAAAAGAAAGCACTTTTGGCTAGTTAGGCCGCTTTTAAATTTACGCAAAAAAGAGCTTCAAAACTATCTTGATGAGCGAGGTTTGCGCTATTTTGTCGATGAGACAAATTTAAAAGGCGAGTTAAAAAGAAGCTTCATGAGGCTAAATTTTAGTGAGCCATTTTTAGATAGATATTTTATTGGCGTGCAAAAGAGCTTTGAGTTTTTAGAAGCCGATAGACAAATTTTAATGCCAAATATCACAAAAATAAGTGATGAAATTTTTATCATAAAAAATGATAGTAATGCGATACGAGGCGTTGATATGGCGGCAAAAGAGCTAAACGTGCTTCTAAGCAAAGCGCAAAAAGAAGAGCTAAGTGCAAATTTAGCAAAGCAAACAAGCGTGGTACTAAGTGGCAAGATAGCTGTCGGATACGCAGACACTTACCTTTTAGTAACTCCATTTTGCAAAGCCATAATGCCAAAAATTTTTAAAGAGAAGGCTAGAATTTTAAAAATTCCAGCTATAAATAGAGGCTATCTTTTTGCTATAAATTTTGATTTATCAAAATTAAATTCTAATAAGCATTTAAAGATTTGGCTTTTGCCTGAAGCACTCCAAACAAAAGCCAAAATCAATTAA
- the rimO gene encoding 30S ribosomal protein S12 methylthiotransferase RimO: MPKLHLISLGCNKNLVDSEIMLGRLQNYDITDDISDADVIIVNTCGFIKSAKEESIQTILEMHEARKNGSLLVVTGCLMQRYKDELMKELPEVDLFTGVADYDKIDEIILKKQNLFSPQTYLQANEERVITGSNYHAYIKISEGCNQKCSFCAIPTFKGKLKSRSLENIVNEVKNLVKKGYYDFSFLSQDSSSYMRDQGVNDGLINLIDEIEKIKGVRSARILYLYPSTTSKELIERIIASPIFHNYFDMPIQHISEDMLKIMKRGSGAKKIKELLNLMRDAENSFLRTGVIVGHPGESEEDFEELCEFLEEFKFDRISAFAYSKEEDTASFEMKQIPAKIISKRLNKIEKITKKSINESLQKEIGKQIYASLEGESSEGEMFYAAKKDIWDKDIDGEILINESDVKELEIGSLYLCEVTDVVDQKLITKIIKKAK, encoded by the coding sequence ATGCCAAAGCTTCACTTAATTTCACTTGGCTGTAACAAAAATTTAGTTGATTCTGAGATCATGCTTGGTAGATTGCAAAACTACGATATTACCGATGACATCAGTGACGCTGACGTTATCATCGTAAATACCTGTGGCTTTATCAAATCCGCCAAAGAAGAGAGCATACAAACCATACTTGAGATGCACGAAGCACGTAAAAATGGCTCTTTACTAGTAGTAACTGGCTGTCTTATGCAGCGCTACAAAGACGAACTCATGAAAGAGCTACCAGAGGTTGATCTCTTTACCGGTGTGGCTGACTATGACAAGATCGATGAGATCATCTTAAAAAAGCAAAATTTATTTAGCCCACAAACTTATCTACAAGCAAATGAAGAGCGTGTGATAACTGGCTCAAACTACCACGCCTACATCAAAATTTCAGAGGGCTGTAACCAAAAATGCAGCTTTTGTGCCATTCCAACTTTTAAAGGCAAACTAAAATCACGCTCACTTGAAAACATCGTAAATGAGGTTAAAAATCTAGTCAAAAAAGGCTACTACGACTTTAGCTTTTTATCTCAGGACTCAAGCTCATATATGCGCGATCAAGGCGTTAACGACGGGCTTATAAATTTAATAGATGAGATAGAAAAGATAAAGGGCGTAAGGAGTGCCAGGATACTTTATCTCTATCCAAGCACGACTAGTAAGGAGCTAATTGAGCGTATCATCGCCTCGCCTATCTTTCACAACTACTTTGACATGCCGATTCAGCATATCAGCGAAGACATGCTAAAGATAATGAAGCGTGGAAGTGGCGCTAAAAAGATAAAAGAGCTTTTAAATTTAATGAGAGATGCCGAAAATTCGTTTTTACGAACTGGTGTCATCGTGGGTCATCCAGGAGAGAGTGAGGAGGATTTTGAGGAGCTTTGCGAATTTTTAGAAGAGTTTAAATTTGATAGAATTTCAGCCTTTGCCTACTCAAAAGAGGAAGATACGGCATCTTTTGAAATGAAGCAAATCCCAGCCAAAATTATTTCAAAAAGACTAAACAAGATAGAAAAGATCACCAAAAAATCGATAAATGAGAGCTTGCAAAAAGAGATTGGTAAGCAAATTTATGCTTCTCTTGAGGGCGAAAGCAGCGAGGGCGAGATGTTTTACGCAGCCAAAAAAGATATCTGGGATAAAGATATAGACGGAGAAATTTTAATAAACGAGAGCGATGTAAAAGAGCTTGAGATCGGCTCGCTCTACCTCTGCGAGGTCACTGACGTGGTCGATCAAAAGCTGATCACTAAAATCATCAAAAAAGCAAAATGA
- the panC gene encoding pantoate--beta-alanine ligase: protein MQIIRTIKELENFVSSTSAKIGFVPTMGALHDGHVSLIKKCVNENEISIVSTFVNPTQFLPGEDLDKYPRNEQNDIKICEQNGVSAIFIPDAGELYFEDEPLIVAPKKFSAILEGKTRPGHFDGVLRVLNKLFRLTRANSVYMGKKDTQQLIIVQNMIKTFFLNIELVACDIVREPDGLALSSRNVYICDEDKCNALRLSRSLNKAQNLIQNGEEDASEIKTKMLEVLEPLKVDYVAITDRNLNEISKIEKNNTIILVAACVGKTRLIDNIWI from the coding sequence ATGCAAATCATAAGAACTATAAAGGAACTTGAAAATTTCGTCTCTAGCACAAGCGCAAAGATCGGTTTTGTGCCGACCATGGGCGCACTTCATGACGGACACGTTAGCCTTATTAAAAAATGCGTGAACGAAAATGAGATAAGTATCGTCTCAACATTCGTTAATCCAACTCAATTTTTACCAGGCGAAGATCTAGACAAATACCCAAGAAATGAGCAAAACGACATTAAAATTTGCGAGCAAAACGGCGTTAGCGCTATCTTTATCCCAGATGCTGGTGAGCTTTACTTTGAAGATGAACCTCTAATCGTTGCTCCAAAGAAATTTTCAGCCATCTTAGAGGGCAAAACTAGGCCTGGACACTTTGACGGCGTATTAAGAGTGCTAAACAAGCTATTTCGCCTAACTCGTGCAAATAGTGTTTACATGGGCAAAAAAGACACACAACAACTAATCATCGTGCAAAATATGATAAAGACATTTTTCCTAAACATCGAGCTAGTGGCTTGCGATATCGTTAGAGAGCCAGACGGACTTGCACTTTCAAGTAGAAACGTCTATATCTGTGACGAAGATAAATGTAATGCTCTAAGGCTTTCAAGATCGCTAAATAAAGCACAAAATTTGATCCAAAACGGCGAAGAGGACGCAAGCGAGATCAAAACAAAGATGCTTGAAGTGCTAGAGCCGTTAAAGGTTGATTATGTCGCAATTACGGATAGAAATTTAAATGAAATTTCCAAAATAGAAAAAAATAACACCATCATTTTAGTAGCAGCTTGTGTTGGCAAAACTAGACTAATAGACAATATCTGGATATAA